DNA from Pelobacter propionicus DSM 2379:
CTGGCCAGCCTGAGCTGGTTTTCGTCCAGGCGGGAGTCCATCAGCAGGTCCAGCATCCCCAGCACGCCGTTCATGGGGGTGCGGATCTCGTGACTCATGTTGGCCAGGAACTGGGACTTGGCCCGGTTGGCGGCCTCGGCATTTTCCTTGGCGATGCGCAGCGCCTCCTCGGCCTGCTTTCGTTCGGTGATGTCCAGGGCGACGCAGACGATGCCCTGAGCGCTTTTTCCCGCGCCATGCATGACCGATGCGGAGAAAATCACCGGGATCAGGCGGCCGTCCCTGGCCCGGTAGAAGGTTTCCACCTTGTTGATAAACCCCCGGGGGATCAACCCGGCCAGATCGGGGACAGGCGCTGCCCCCTCGCCCGTTGCCGCGTCTGACGCCAGAATCTTGTCGATGTTGGACCCGATCAGCTCCCTTTCGTCATAGCCCAGCAGGTTGAGTGTGGCCGTGTTGACCCGATCGATGATGCCTTCGGGGGAAACCACGATCATGGCGTCGTTCATGGATCTGATGATGTTGTCGGTGTACTCGCGGGCGGCACTCATATCGCCCTGGGTTTGCTGCAGCTGTTCCGTCATGATGTTGAAGGAGCGCCCCAGGTGCTCCAGTTCGTCGCCGGTTCCGATGTCGGCGCGCGCGGTCAGGTTCCCCAGGGCAACCTGTCTCGTGGTGTCCACCAGGCTTGAGATCGGTTTGGTGATCTTGCGGGCAAAATAGAGCGCCACGACGATGCCCACCGAGAGGCAGAGCAGGGTCAAAAGGCCGGTGCGCAGGTACAGTGCCCTGATGTCGCTGTGGAACTTGTTCAGGGAAAGTCCGATGTGGATCCATCCCCAGTCGATGCCGGAGTACTGGAAGGGGTGCGAGTAGTGGTACACCTCATGGGGGGCAAAGTCGCTTTTCAGGAAACGGCTGCCGGCGACGCGCTCACCGGTGGGTAACCATACTCCCTTGAGGCTGTTCTGGCTCCAGCCGGTCTTGGTGATCACCAGGGAAAAACCGTCGTTGCGGGTCACCACCACATAGCTGATGGAGGGGCTTTCCCTGACCACCCGCAGGCAGTGCTCCACCACCGTGCCGAAATCCTCGGTGATGATGGCGCTGGCGGTGACCTGGTCGATGGAGGTGACCGTGCTCCTTGCCTCGGACTCCATGGCCTCCAGGGTCGCCCTGCGCTGGAAGGGCATGTTGACCAGGATGAACAGTCCCAGGGTGATCACGATCAGGGCCGAAAAGGTCAGCGTTAGGCGCAGCACGATCCGTTTCGGCTTGAAGTGACCGATCCGTCTCCTTGTGGTTGGTGCGGTAAGCGCTGTCTGCCGTGTTTCCTGCATATCCGCTTATTTCCTCTTGGATGTTTTTTTCTGATATCTTGGGCGACGCTTTGACCTGGCGAAAGAAACCGGCACGCCCACCCTTGCCGGTTTTCATCAGCAGGGTTTCCAGCCAGAGGTGGCCCAGGTCATGTGTGGCGCCGGAGGATGGACGTGGAGCGCTTTCGCTGCGGCGCCGCTTGTCGTGGTATGAATTCTGGGTTCATCGGTTTTGTCGTCTCTTGATTGGCCTGGCCTGCAGACGTTTGCGCTCCCTGACCAGTTCCTCAACTCCGGCAAGCTGTGAGGGGTGGAACAGCATGGTCCGCTCCAACTGGAACAGGGTCAGGATCTGTTTGCCGACGGTGTTTTCATGGAGGTGCAGGGCCGCCTGCTGGAATGCGGCCGCATATCGGGCGCTGGAGTTGCGGGGGATGCAGGTCACGCCATCCAGCAGGTAGTCGGATTCGGCGATGACGTTCAGCTGGCTGCCCATCTGGGGATTCAGCGCCGTGCTGGTTTCCAGGGCGTCGCGGCTGACGATGACCGCGTCGGCCTGCCGGAAAAAAACGGCCATGATGGCCTGGGAAGCCCTGGTCCCCTCCCGCACCTGGCGGAAAAAACCGTTGCGGTCCCGTTTGCCCTCCCTGAGCATCAGCACGTCCAGCCAGAGGTGGCTGGCCCGGTTTCTGCTGGGGGGGAGGATGATCGATTTGCCGCCCAGCTGTTTCAGCGATGATATGCCGCTGCTACGGTGGGTGAGCAGGACGAAGCTCTTGCCCCTGCCGTTGTTGCTGGAGGAGACGATCAGCGGTATGAGCGGGGCGGTTTCGCGTACCTGCAGATACTCCAATGCCGGAAGGCTGATCACGCTCAGTTCGCCCCGGTTGACCGCCTCCAGCATCTCCGCGGGCCTGGTGAAGATGACCGGCTGCATCTGGCTTTCCACACCGATCCTGCGGGCAACCTCCCTGGTCCAGAGGCCCATGGCGATGCGCACGTCGTTGTGGTCCAGGTCGGGGAAGAGCTGCGACGAGATCCCCACCCGCAGGATGGCAGGAATGCCGTCGTTGCCGTCAGCGCTTGCAAAGAGGGGCAGCAGGAGTATGCACACCAGCGCCAAGAGCGGGACCAGCCGGAGAGCGGTCAGGCGAAGCCGGCGCGAAATCGACGCCCGTTCAGGAGCATCTCTCCTACTCATGTCCCGCCTCGTTGGGCGCCGTTTTTCAGGCTGTAATATTTTTTGAGAAAAGCCACGCTCGACTCCAGGAATGAGGGCTGATAGGGGATCAGTCCGCTCATGCGGAACAGGGTCAGCAGCTGCTTTCCCTCCACGCTGCGGTCAAGGGTTTCCAGGATGTCCTTCAGCTGTTCCCGCTGACGCTGGTCGCAGCTCCTGCGTATGCAGATCACTCCCGTTGCCATGGGCGCGGTTTCTTCGATGATGCGCATCTGTTTCTTGAGCTGGGGGTTCAGTTCAGCCATGACATTGAAGCTGTTGCGCGAGATGATGCAGGCGTCGGCACGCTTGAAGAAGACCGGCATCAGGGCCTGGGAGGCAGTGATTACCTCCTTCATGGAGGAGAAGTACCGTTTCGGCTCCCGGACCCCCTGCCTTAAGGTCAGGGTTTCAAGCCACAGGCGGTGCACCGAGTTTGCTGCCCCCCGGGGATGTATCAGGTTTTTGCCCTTCAGCTGATGCATGGCGGTGATGCCGCTGTCGTTGCGGGTGATCAGGAGAAGGGCGTCGTATAGTTCGTTGGTTCGCTTTGAAAGGTAGAGAGGCTCCAACAACGTCCGGTTCCTGAGACTGAGATATTCGTTGGGAAGCAGCACCACCAGGTCCAGTTTTCCCGCTTGCAGTTCGTGCTCCAGCTCCGCCTGGTTCTGGAAGACCCTGGTTTCCGCGGCTCCGTTTTTTCCGCGCATCACCAGGTTTACCCACAGTCGTGCCGCCGCCTGAGAGTTCTCTCGGTCGAGATAACAGAAAACGCTGGAGGAATAGCCGACCGTGGCGGAGAAGTGGGCGGCCTCTCTCCCCTGTTGCGAGAATGACTCTCCTGGTATGGCGCAGACGATCAGGATTGCAAGCAGTGCGGCCATGGAGCCGGGGCGTTGCGTCATGGTCCGTAACCATGTAATCAGCCTTATCAACGCTTCACCGTTCGTACCCAGGGGTCCTGGCGGGGATGCGCTCCACGATGCGCCCCTTGGTTCTGGTCATCTATCCCTCTCCTCATCGCTTCATGTCTGCGGGAGCCATGCGGCTCGGGAATGGGCCGCGCTCGACGGACATCAGCAGCCGCGGGCTGGAGGATGACATGCCGGAGTCGGTCATTCGTGGGGAATACATACCACAGCTGACGCATTTCGTCACCTTTGTTGCCATGGCCGAACATGCCGGGTCGGGGTGTTCCGGGGA
Protein-coding regions in this window:
- a CDS encoding phosphate/phosphite/phosphonate ABC transporter substrate-binding protein, with protein sequence MTQRPGSMAALLAILIVCAIPGESFSQQGREAAHFSATVGYSSSVFCYLDRENSQAAARLWVNLVMRGKNGAAETRVFQNQAELEHELQAGKLDLVVLLPNEYLSLRNRTLLEPLYLSKRTNELYDALLLITRNDSGITAMHQLKGKNLIHPRGAANSVHRLWLETLTLRQGVREPKRYFSSMKEVITASQALMPVFFKRADACIISRNSFNVMAELNPQLKKQMRIIEETAPMATGVICIRRSCDQRQREQLKDILETLDRSVEGKQLLTLFRMSGLIPYQPSFLESSVAFLKKYYSLKNGAQRGGT
- a CDS encoding phosphate/phosphite/phosphonate ABC transporter substrate-binding protein; amino-acid sequence: MSRRDAPERASISRRLRLTALRLVPLLALVCILLLPLFASADGNDGIPAILRVGISSQLFPDLDHNDVRIAMGLWTREVARRIGVESQMQPVIFTRPAEMLEAVNRGELSVISLPALEYLQVRETAPLIPLIVSSSNNGRGKSFVLLTHRSSGISSLKQLGGKSIILPPSRNRASHLWLDVLMLREGKRDRNGFFRQVREGTRASQAIMAVFFRQADAVIVSRDALETSTALNPQMGSQLNVIAESDYLLDGVTCIPRNSSARYAAAFQQAALHLHENTVGKQILTLFQLERTMLFHPSQLAGVEELVRERKRLQARPIKRRQNR
- a CDS encoding ATP-binding protein, which translates into the protein MQETRQTALTAPTTRRRIGHFKPKRIVLRLTLTFSALIVITLGLFILVNMPFQRRATLEAMESEARSTVTSIDQVTASAIITEDFGTVVEHCLRVVRESPSISYVVVTRNDGFSLVITKTGWSQNSLKGVWLPTGERVAGSRFLKSDFAPHEVYHYSHPFQYSGIDWGWIHIGLSLNKFHSDIRALYLRTGLLTLLCLSVGIVVALYFARKITKPISSLVDTTRQVALGNLTARADIGTGDELEHLGRSFNIMTEQLQQTQGDMSAAREYTDNIIRSMNDAMIVVSPEGIIDRVNTATLNLLGYDERELIGSNIDKILASDAATGEGAAPVPDLAGLIPRGFINKVETFYRARDGRLIPVIFSASVMHGAGKSAQGIVCVALDITERKQAEEALRIAKENAEAANRAKSQFLANMSHEIRTPMNGVLGMLDLLMDSRLDENQLRLASMAHGSADKLLEIINDILDFSKIEAGRFQLHMADFALRETVREVADMFWVKAQDKNIRLICQIDDSVPNTVRGDGVRLRQVLINLVGNAVKFTENGQIFLGVSLMETTAENTQLRFEVRDTGTGIPLDAQPYIFDAFSQADNSMARRHEGTGLGLAISRELVEAMGGTIGVRSEPGTGSLFWFTLCLRHAQSIPALLPADDAMEENSERPATQRTPLVLLAEDNPVNQELGRLVLESLGCKVDVVGNGRQAVEAVSDREYDLVFMDCQMPEVDGYEATRSIRQREAETGEQTRHIPVIALTAHAMDGDRETCLSAGMDDYASKPFTPIQLQALLNRWCR